In Eremothecium gossypii ATCC 10895 chromosome V, complete sequence, the genomic stretch GAAGGGTCTGGTAGCCGGTTTGCGGAATGCATGCAGGCCCAGACTGGACTAGTAGCAGCGCAGCTGCGAACGTCGGCTTCGCACGGCCGTGAAAAGCGCTCCGCAAAACGTGCGTGTCCTTGGCGAGCCATCACCCAGGTGTTACCGGCGTGGCTACGCGCGGATGTGGCCACCGGCAGGTTTCTTTAGGAAGATACTAGGCGGGCAGAACCTGCAAATACTAACTAAAGCGACAGAACTAGCTCAAACTCGTGACGCTTCCCAAGTCTTTGGTGTTGCTAGAATCTACGCTTCTTTCAACGACACCTTCGTGCATGTCACCGACTTGTCTGGCAGAGAAACTATTGCCAGAGTTACCGGTGGTATGAAGGTCAAGGCCGACAGAGACGAGTCCTCTCCATACGCTGCCATGTTGGCTGCTCAGGACGTCGCTGCCAAGTGTAAGGAGGTCGGCATCACTGCTGTGCACGTCAAGATCAGAGCTACCGGTGGTACCAAGACCAAGACCCCAGGTCCAGGTGGTCAGGCTGCTTTGAGAGCTTTGGCCAGATCCGGCTTGAGAATCGGCCGTATCGAGGACGTCACTCCTATCCCATCCGACTCTACCAGAAAGAAGGGTGGTAGAAGAGGTAGAAGATTATGATCGGCGACGCCGTTCATGTGTATGCTGTTTGTACATATATACTACTAATCTACTGCTAATTAACGCATCTGAATTCCCGCTTGCCGTCGCCGGCTGGCCTCGTATGTGGCGCGTGGAGCTCGCGGCCGTCGTAATAGACACTGAGTATCGTACATTAGAGCTAGATACGCTATATAGCAGCCGCTTAGTAGACAAAACCCAAAATCTTACCAGCAACGTGCTTTCTGTGGGCCTCCTCGTGGTCCATAATGCCGGCGGAGGTGGTCAAGATGACGTAGCCGAACTGTCTGGCTGGCAATAGGTTGGCAGTCCACTTCTCGACGTCGTTGATCTTGACGTTGAATCTTGGAGAGATGACACCGCACTTGTTCAATCTGCCGGTCAACTGAACGACGATCTTGCCGGATCTGTGGTCGTCAATGTACTCGAACTCGCCGATGTAGCCGTGCTTCTGCATGACCTGCAAGAACTTGATGATGACCTTGGAGGATGGTCTGATCAACACCTGACGCTTGCCGGTCTTCTCGGCGTTGTTGATAGCGTTCAAAGCATCTGCTAGGACGGAGGTTCTGGTCATGCTGTCTGATCTTCTAGTTACGGGACTGTGGATGATATCTCCTGTTCTTAGTCGCTGCTGTTGAGCTGAAAAGTGGACAGGCCCTGTGCCAGGCCGTAGCCTGCATCACGCATCCCGGCCATCTG encodes the following:
- the RPS14B gene encoding 40S ribosomal protein uS11 (Syntenic homolog of Saccharomyces cerevisiae YJL191W (RPS14B) and YCR031C (RPS14A); 1-intron); translation: MAKELAQTRDASQVFGVARIYASFNDTFVHVTDLSGRETIARVTGGMKVKADRDESSPYAAMLAAQDVAAKCKEVGITAVHVKIRATGGTKTKTPGPGGQAALRALARSGLRIGRIEDVTPIPSDSTRKKGGRRGRRL
- the RPS22A gene encoding 40S ribosomal protein uS8 (Syntenic homolog of Saccharomyces cerevisiae YJL190C (RPS22A)), coding for MTRTSVLADALNAINNAEKTGKRQVLIRPSSKVIIKFLQVMQKHGYIGEFEYIDDHRSGKIVVQLTGRLNKCGVISPRFNVKINDVEKWTANLLPARQFGYVILTTSAGIMDHEEAHRKHVAGKILGFVY